A genomic region of Trichothermofontia sichuanensis B231 contains the following coding sequences:
- a CDS encoding thermonuclease family protein, with protein MCLGPVGRYLILLMMIVGLILTGCQLPKPPQGTIVQVRRVISGQTIEVLGLGEQATVAQTVRLIGLDAPDLAQDPWGQAAKAHLETLVNQQPVLVELDVQPRDTHQRWLAYLWQGNQLLNEAMVKAGYGLAVSRAPNLRYRDRLNNAQSYARVMGYGIWDPRNPLRQTPAEFRRQAAQPVRRNSPSP; from the coding sequence ATGTGCCTGGGGCCGGTGGGTCGGTACTTGATTCTACTGATGATGATCGTCGGCCTCATCCTCACTGGTTGCCAATTGCCCAAGCCGCCCCAGGGGACGATCGTGCAGGTGCGGCGTGTGATCAGCGGGCAAACGATCGAGGTCCTAGGATTGGGGGAGCAGGCTACCGTCGCCCAGACGGTTCGCTTAATTGGCCTCGATGCCCCCGATCTGGCGCAAGACCCGTGGGGACAGGCCGCAAAAGCGCACCTGGAAACGCTAGTTAATCAGCAACCTGTCCTGGTTGAACTGGATGTGCAGCCACGGGATACCCACCAGCGCTGGTTGGCCTATCTCTGGCAGGGCAATCAACTGCTCAATGAAGCGATGGTGAAGGCAGGCTATGGTCTAGCGGTAAGCCGTGCCCCTAATCTGAGATATCGCGATCGCCTGAATAATGCCCAAAGCTACGCCAGGGTCATGGGCTACGGCATTTGGGACCCCCGCAACCCCCTGCGTCAAACCCCGGCTGAATTCCGGCGTCAAGCCGCCCAACCCGTCCGGCGGAACAGCCCCAGCCCCTAG
- a CDS encoding mannose-1-phosphate guanylyltransferase → MAARHHPALIPVILAGGKGERFWPLSRRQYPKQFLSLDGSGRSLLQNTADRLLLVSGGWEALWVVTADPIAAGVRSQLPDLLPAHLLAEPEGRDTAPAVAWTTLEIVRQVGETAIVGCFPADHWIGDEAAFQRTLAAAIELAQAAAAIVTLGIPATHPATGYGYIEQGECLGTYQGVPAYRVQRFTEKPDAAQAATFLASRQRLADGSETCPYTWNSGMFIFPAGVMLAEFRRHAPDLLAALEREGVAAYPNLPKISLDYAVMERTDRTCVLPAAFDWDDLGDWNALARLPMNPRDRWENITLANHVGLDAHRNIVFAQDAQEVIATIGVDDLVIVRMGKVTLVAHKDRTQEIKTLLRQMGDRPEYQDLL, encoded by the coding sequence ATGGCAGCGCGCCACCATCCTGCCTTGATTCCGGTCATTTTGGCGGGGGGCAAGGGGGAACGGTTCTGGCCCCTCAGTCGTCGTCAGTATCCTAAACAATTCCTCAGTCTGGATGGCAGTGGTCGCAGTTTGTTGCAAAACACCGCCGATCGCTTGCTGCTGGTCAGTGGCGGTTGGGAGGCACTGTGGGTTGTCACGGCAGACCCGATCGCCGCAGGGGTACGATCGCAACTCCCAGACTTGCTGCCGGCCCACCTGCTGGCAGAACCCGAAGGGCGCGATACAGCACCGGCAGTGGCCTGGACCACCCTCGAAATTGTCCGTCAAGTGGGGGAAACGGCGATCGTGGGTTGCTTCCCGGCTGATCATTGGATTGGGGATGAGGCGGCCTTTCAACGGACCTTAGCAGCGGCGATCGAGCTGGCCCAAGCGGCAGCGGCGATCGTCACCCTGGGGATTCCGGCTACCCACCCGGCCACGGGCTACGGTTATATCGAGCAGGGGGAGTGCCTGGGAACTTACCAGGGGGTGCCTGCCTATCGCGTCCAACGATTTACAGAAAAACCGGATGCAGCCCAAGCCGCCACCTTCCTCGCCAGCCGTCAACGCCTCGCCGATGGTTCCGAGACCTGTCCCTACACCTGGAACAGTGGGATGTTTATCTTTCCGGCAGGGGTAATGTTGGCGGAATTTCGTCGTCATGCACCGGATCTCCTCGCGGCCCTAGAACGGGAGGGCGTCGCTGCCTATCCTAACCTGCCCAAAATTAGCCTGGACTATGCCGTGATGGAGCGTACCGATCGTACCTGTGTGCTCCCTGCTGCCTTTGACTGGGATGATCTAGGCGACTGGAATGCCCTCGCCCGCCTGCCAATGAATCCCCGCGATCGTTGGGAGAATATCACCCTCGCGAACCATGTCGGGTTGGATGCCCACCGCAATATCGTGTTTGCCCAGGATGCCCAGGAGGTGATCGCCACCATTGGCGTCGATGATCTGGTGATTGTTCGGATGGGTAAGGTGACACTGGTGGCCCACAAGGACCGTACTCAAGAGATTAAAACCTTGCTCCGACAGATGGGCGATCGCCCCGAATATCAGGATTTGCTTTGA